A genomic window from Nomascus leucogenys isolate Asia unplaced genomic scaffold, Asia_NLE_v1 000826F_77857_qpd_obj, whole genome shotgun sequence includes:
- the LOC100590140 gene encoding protein FAM25A: MLGGLGKLAAEGLAHRTEKATEGAIHAVEEVVKEVVGHAKETGEKAIAEAIKKAQESGDKKMKEITETVTNTVTNAITHAAESLDKLGQ, encoded by the exons ATGCTGGGAGGCCTGGGGAAGCTGGCTGCCGAGGGCCTGGCCCACCGCACGGAGAAGGCCACCGAGGGAGCCA TTCATGCCGTGGAGGAAGTGGTGAAGGAGGTGGTGGGACATGCCAAGGAGACTGGAGAGAAAG CCATTGCTGAAGCCATAAAGAAAGCCCAAGAGTCAGGGGacaaaaagatgaaggaaatCACCGAGACAGTGACCAACACAGTCACAAATGCCATCACCCATGCAGCAGAGAGTCTGGACAAACTTGGACAGTGA